A part of Propioniciclava coleopterorum genomic DNA contains:
- a CDS encoding ABC transporter permease — MIAVVREAIASLRSQAASTILTFMVVAGMIAAVILTSGRSIAAEQQVLSSIDQAGSRSITVRAEPGSGVTTAFLNRMASVQGVSWVGAFSQIIDGHNADLASAPSVPLRRLYTSDPTAVGLPERPLEQTAYASPSALRLLGMPYGSGAISLTTGETIGVVPAATEVQFLADFEPLVLMPATSTGEEHVSVVVVIAERPGLVAPLTEVVSSLLSPDKPDKVTITTSRALAELRAIIETQLATFSRGLVIVLVGAASIVIGALQAGLVTLRRKDYGRRRALGATRSLIVTLVLLQTLIVTLAGIAGGVGAACALLIAGGGSQPGWTFVGALSLLTMTAALLTSLVPAVLASRREPVRELRIP, encoded by the coding sequence GTGATCGCCGTCGTCCGGGAAGCGATCGCCTCACTTCGAAGCCAGGCAGCGTCCACGATCCTGACGTTCATGGTCGTCGCCGGAATGATCGCAGCCGTCATCCTCACATCAGGGCGCTCCATCGCTGCTGAACAGCAAGTCCTCAGCAGCATCGACCAAGCTGGAAGCCGATCCATCACGGTGCGAGCAGAGCCCGGCTCAGGCGTGACGACCGCCTTCCTGAACCGCATGGCCAGCGTCCAGGGCGTGTCCTGGGTAGGAGCGTTCTCGCAGATCATTGACGGCCACAACGCCGACCTTGCTTCCGCGCCCAGCGTGCCACTCCGTCGGCTCTACACCAGCGACCCCACCGCGGTAGGCCTGCCCGAACGACCCCTGGAGCAAACCGCCTACGCCTCACCATCAGCCCTTCGTTTACTCGGCATGCCCTATGGGTCAGGAGCGATCTCCCTCACCACAGGGGAAACCATTGGTGTCGTTCCAGCCGCCACGGAGGTTCAGTTCTTGGCCGATTTCGAGCCGTTGGTGCTCATGCCAGCGACATCCACGGGAGAGGAGCACGTCAGTGTCGTGGTCGTCATTGCCGAACGCCCCGGCCTCGTTGCGCCCCTGACCGAAGTGGTTAGCTCACTCCTGAGTCCCGACAAGCCGGACAAAGTCACCATCACCACCAGCCGAGCACTTGCCGAGTTGCGAGCAATCATCGAAACCCAATTGGCGACATTCTCTCGCGGGCTCGTCATCGTCCTCGTGGGAGCGGCGTCCATCGTCATCGGCGCACTGCAGGCCGGCCTGGTCACTTTGCGGCGCAAGGACTACGGACGACGGCGCGCACTGGGTGCCACTCGATCCCTCATCGTCACTCTCGTCCTGCTGCAGACCCTGATCGTCACCCTCGCCGGTATCGCAGGCGGCGTCGGAGCCGCATGCGCCCTTCTCATTGCCGGTGGCGGCTCTCAGCCTGGTTGGACGTTCGTTGGAGCCCTGAGTCTCCTCACCATGACAGCAGCACTGCTCACGTCGCTAGTGCCAGCAGTGCTCGCCAGCCGCCGGGAGCCAGTGAGGGAGCTACGCATCCCCTAA
- a CDS encoding TROVE domain-containing protein, which translates to MDVLRLISRLRTPQAEQADPRQVENSAGGCTFELDDHARLRRFLTLGVDGGTYYASERALALDNAEVLTRLAASDPAGLVSTIVDVSTRGAAPRQNPALFALAYAASVPDAAPAALAALPQVARTGTHLFQFAAYVEQFRGWGRGLRRAVGAWYTDAPIERVALQAVKYRQREGWSHRDLLRLAHPVPGTPELKDTFDWIVRGSVGEHVPRLIEGFVKAQAATDAPTWARLVAEYGLTWEMLPDPAVGEPAVWDALLDVGVPQTALMRQLPRLTRLGLLPDLGGRTGEVAAQLADPERLRRGRIHPVNALVAQRTYAAGRSARGAGTWTPTRAIVDALDAAFYAAFGAVEPSGTRTLLAVDVSGSMGAPISGMALTAREAAAALALVQLATEPAASAVGFAAKGQIGGAASLKALGISPRQRLDDALRVVDAMPFGGTDCALPMLHARERRLEVDTFVVYTDNETWAGRVHPHQALAEYRRATGIAAKLIVVGMTATRFTIADPSDPGMLDVAGFDAAVPSLITEFARGL; encoded by the coding sequence ATGGACGTACTTCGACTGATCAGCCGACTGCGGACGCCGCAGGCGGAGCAGGCCGACCCCCGCCAGGTCGAGAACTCGGCGGGCGGCTGCACCTTCGAGCTCGATGACCACGCCCGTCTGCGCCGGTTCCTGACCCTCGGCGTCGACGGGGGCACCTACTACGCGTCCGAGCGCGCGCTCGCGCTGGACAACGCCGAGGTGCTGACCCGGCTGGCCGCCTCCGACCCGGCCGGACTCGTGTCGACCATCGTGGACGTGTCGACCCGCGGGGCCGCGCCCCGGCAGAACCCGGCGCTCTTCGCGCTGGCCTACGCCGCCTCGGTCCCCGACGCCGCCCCCGCGGCCCTCGCCGCCCTGCCGCAGGTCGCGCGGACCGGCACGCACCTGTTCCAGTTCGCCGCCTACGTCGAGCAGTTCCGTGGCTGGGGCCGCGGGCTGCGGCGCGCGGTGGGGGCCTGGTACACCGACGCTCCGATCGAGCGGGTCGCGCTGCAGGCGGTGAAGTACCGGCAGCGCGAGGGCTGGTCGCACCGCGACCTGCTCCGCCTGGCGCACCCCGTGCCGGGCACGCCTGAGCTGAAGGACACCTTCGACTGGATCGTGCGCGGCTCGGTCGGGGAGCACGTCCCGCGCCTGATCGAGGGCTTCGTCAAGGCACAGGCCGCGACCGACGCGCCCACCTGGGCCCGCCTGGTCGCCGAGTACGGCCTCACCTGGGAGATGCTGCCCGACCCGGCCGTCGGCGAGCCGGCGGTCTGGGACGCGCTGCTCGACGTGGGCGTCCCGCAGACGGCGCTGATGCGCCAACTGCCGCGGCTGACCCGGCTCGGCCTGCTGCCCGATCTGGGCGGGCGGACCGGCGAGGTGGCGGCGCAACTCGCCGACCCCGAGCGGCTGCGCCGCGGACGCATCCACCCGGTGAACGCGCTGGTCGCGCAGCGGACCTACGCAGCAGGGCGCTCGGCCCGCGGCGCGGGCACCTGGACGCCGACGCGCGCCATCGTCGACGCCCTGGACGCCGCGTTCTACGCGGCCTTCGGCGCCGTCGAGCCGTCGGGCACGCGGACGCTGCTGGCCGTCGACGTGTCGGGCTCGATGGGCGCGCCGATCTCCGGCATGGCGTTGACCGCGCGCGAGGCGGCCGCCGCGCTGGCGCTGGTGCAGCTGGCGACCGAGCCCGCGGCGTCCGCGGTCGGGTTCGCGGCGAAGGGCCAGATCGGCGGGGCGGCGTCCCTCAAGGCGCTGGGCATCTCGCCGCGGCAGCGGCTGGACGACGCGCTGCGGGTCGTCGACGCGATGCCGTTCGGTGGCACCGACTGCGCGCTGCCGATGCTCCACGCACGGGAGCGGAGGCTCGAGGTCGACACGTTCGTGGTCTACACCGACAACGAGACGTGGGCCGGCCGGGTGCACCCGCACCAGGCGCTGGCCGAGTACCGGCGCGCGACCGGCATCGCGGCGAAGCTGATCGTGGTCGGCATGACGGCGACGCGGTTCACGATCGCCGACCCGAGCGACCCGGGCATGCTCGACGTCGCGGGCTTCGACGCGGCGGTGCCGTCGCTGATCACGGAGTTCGCGCGTGGGCTCTGA
- a CDS encoding IS110 family transposase produces MEKQIGFDIWCGLDVGKQAHHACALDAAGNRVFDKPLPQDQSKLEDLFGRLSEHGRVLMIVDQPNTIGALPIAVARSMGITVAYLPGLAMRRIADLHPGNAKTDARDAFIIADAARTMPHTLRRVDVGEEALAELKVLVGFDDDLAAEATRLSNRIRGLLTQIHPALERVVGPRLTTKQGLAVIEHLGGPQGITAATKSRLLRIVTKANPRGAQSFADAITTALAEQTVVVAGTAAAEKVLPKLAASLRQTLEQRAELALQVEKVVDDHPLAEVLTSMPGVGVRTAARILLDIGDASSFPTAGHLAAYAGLAPVTRRSGTSIRGEFPARSGNKHLKRALFLSSFAALRSDPASRAYYDRKRAQGKKHNAALICLSRRRCDVLFAMLRNREPYRAPAPTPEPSPRPLAT; encoded by the coding sequence ATGGAGAAACAGATCGGCTTCGACATCTGGTGCGGGCTGGACGTGGGCAAACAAGCCCATCACGCCTGCGCGCTGGATGCTGCCGGCAACAGGGTCTTCGACAAGCCGCTGCCTCAGGACCAATCCAAACTCGAGGACCTGTTCGGCAGGCTGTCCGAACACGGCCGGGTGCTGATGATTGTGGACCAGCCCAACACGATCGGGGCTCTGCCGATCGCTGTCGCCCGATCGATGGGCATCACCGTCGCCTACCTGCCCGGGCTGGCAATGCGCCGCATCGCCGACCTCCACCCCGGGAACGCGAAGACCGACGCCCGCGATGCTTTCATCATCGCTGATGCCGCTCGCACCATGCCCCACACCCTGCGCCGGGTCGATGTCGGCGAGGAAGCCTTGGCCGAACTGAAGGTCCTGGTCGGCTTCGACGACGACCTCGCCGCCGAAGCCACCCGCCTGTCCAACCGCATCCGCGGCCTACTGACCCAGATCCATCCCGCATTGGAACGCGTTGTCGGACCACGATTGACCACCAAGCAAGGCCTCGCAGTCATCGAGCATCTCGGCGGCCCCCAAGGCATCACCGCAGCGACGAAGTCACGCCTGCTGCGCATCGTCACCAAGGCGAACCCGCGCGGCGCCCAGTCCTTCGCAGACGCCATCACGACCGCCCTCGCCGAGCAGACCGTCGTGGTCGCCGGCACTGCCGCGGCAGAGAAGGTCCTGCCCAAACTCGCTGCCTCCCTGCGCCAGACCCTGGAACAGCGAGCCGAATTGGCCCTCCAGGTCGAGAAGGTCGTTGATGACCACCCTCTTGCCGAGGTCCTGACCTCGATGCCAGGCGTCGGGGTCAGGACCGCAGCACGGATCCTGCTCGACATCGGCGACGCCAGCTCATTCCCCACCGCCGGACATCTGGCCGCCTACGCCGGCCTCGCGCCAGTCACCCGCCGCTCGGGGACCAGTATCCGGGGCGAGTTCCCCGCCCGGTCAGGCAACAAGCACCTCAAACGAGCACTCTTCCTTTCCTCGTTCGCCGCGCTCAGATCTGACCCCGCCAGCCGCGCCTACTACGACCGCAAACGAGCCCAGGGCAAGAAGCACAACGCCGCCCTCATCTGCCTGTCCCGTCGCCGCTGCGATGTCCTGTTCGCCATGCTCAGGAATCGAGAGCCCTACAGGGCTCCCGCCCCAACACCAGAACCCTCACCCCGACCTCTGGCCACTTGA
- a CDS encoding ABC transporter ATP-binding protein, whose translation MTHSALTLEVRNLTFSYQRDSPVILDRWSERFEPGTMTAITGRSGRGKSTLLYLLGLMLRPTSGELWVGSSNAEAMSDAERSRMRAQLFGFIFQDAALDPTRTVLDNITEVLLYRGSSRPQARRRVVELLTQLEVDVPIDRRPGQVSGGQAQRIALCRALLSEPAILLADEPTGNLDSETSRIVIDAVRAHADSGGLAIVVTHSAEVAAQCDREVRL comes from the coding sequence ATGACGCACTCAGCCCTCACCCTGGAGGTGCGCAACCTCACCTTCTCCTACCAGCGCGACTCCCCTGTGATCCTGGACCGTTGGTCGGAACGCTTTGAACCTGGCACGATGACCGCCATCACCGGGCGCTCGGGGCGGGGGAAATCTACACTGCTGTACCTGCTAGGGCTCATGCTGCGCCCGACGAGTGGCGAACTGTGGGTGGGCAGCAGCAACGCCGAGGCCATGAGTGATGCTGAACGGTCAAGGATGCGGGCGCAGCTCTTCGGGTTCATCTTCCAGGACGCAGCCCTAGACCCGACCCGGACTGTTCTCGACAACATCACCGAAGTGCTTCTTTACCGCGGGAGCAGCCGGCCTCAGGCACGGAGGAGGGTCGTGGAACTGCTGACTCAGTTGGAAGTCGATGTCCCGATCGATCGCCGCCCAGGGCAGGTGTCTGGTGGCCAGGCTCAACGCATCGCTCTGTGCCGCGCATTGCTGAGTGAGCCGGCGATCCTGCTCGCCGACGAACCCACCGGAAACCTCGATTCGGAAACCAGCCGCATCGTCATCGACGCAGTGCGGGCGCACGCCGACAGCGGAGGCTTGGCCATCGTGGTCACCCATTCCGCCGAGGTCGCCGCCCAGTGTGACCGAGAGGTTCGCCTGTGA
- a CDS encoding recombinase family protein codes for MLLETVWMAYLSGMVMWGYARVSTADQDPGLQHDALVAAGVEQEHLITDHASGVRSDRPGLGRLLGQLEPGDVLVVWKLDRLGRSLAHLVGLISELGDRGVEFRSLTESMLDTTTPSGRLLFSIIGAFAAFERDLIAERTRAGLQRARAAGKPLGRPSRVQPRQHARIHELHAQGVAQTLIAEETGLSRQVVGRVLRGEIASLAWLAQGDALQHDADLVDASALP; via the coding sequence TTGCTGCTCGAAACCGTCTGGATGGCCTATCTTTCGGGCATGGTTATGTGGGGGTACGCCCGAGTCAGTACAGCCGATCAGGATCCCGGCCTGCAGCACGATGCACTCGTGGCCGCCGGCGTTGAGCAGGAGCACCTGATCACCGACCACGCGTCCGGGGTGCGCAGCGACCGTCCCGGCCTGGGCCGGCTCCTTGGCCAGCTCGAGCCGGGCGACGTTCTGGTCGTGTGGAAGCTCGACAGGCTCGGCCGATCCCTCGCGCACCTCGTCGGCCTCATCTCGGAGCTGGGCGATCGCGGCGTCGAGTTCCGTTCCCTCACCGAGTCGATGCTGGACACGACCACGCCCAGTGGTCGACTGCTGTTCAGCATCATTGGTGCGTTCGCCGCGTTCGAGCGCGACCTGATCGCCGAGCGCACCCGTGCAGGCCTGCAGCGAGCCAGGGCCGCTGGGAAGCCGCTGGGGCGCCCCTCCCGCGTCCAGCCCCGGCAGCACGCGCGGATCCACGAGCTGCACGCCCAGGGTGTCGCACAGACGCTCATCGCCGAGGAAACCGGGCTGAGTCGTCAGGTCGTGGGCCGCGTCCTGCGCGGCGAGATCGCTTCACTCGCGTGGCTGGCCCAGGGAGACGCCCTGCAGCACGACGCCGACCTGGTCGACGCCAGCGCACTGCCCTGA
- a CDS encoding RNA-binding S4 domain-containing protein, protein MDVEGTIRLGQFLQLAQLADSGAHARELIADGEVRVNGEVESRRGRQLRSGDVIEVGRIQLQVA, encoded by the coding sequence ATCGACGTCGAAGGCACCATCCGTCTGGGCCAGTTCCTGCAACTGGCCCAACTCGCCGACTCCGGCGCGCACGCCCGGGAGCTGATCGCGGACGGCGAGGTGCGGGTCAACGGCGAGGTCGAGTCCCGCCGCGGCCGCCAGCTTCGCTCGGGCGACGTGATCGAGGTCGGACGCATCCAGCTCCAGGTCGCCTGA
- a CDS encoding peptidoglycan-binding domain-containing protein: MLVSVVLGGAAVWAASYVMRPAANPLESNDHVLVEVVDGEVGSSISLNAIARWPTTSAGVNRASGVVTSRIAEGATNVTQGSALYTVGLRPVVAGEGAVPAFRPIGPGDRGDDVAQVQRMLRDLSLYQGSINGRVDSKTEAAIRAWQRRLMLPVTGRVEAGDIVFLPDLPSRVALDPKAVAVGKQLSGGEEALSVLGDAPEFELPVSTSQRSLIPEGTVVELTGPQGEKWDAVTGAPRAGEGPDLVVVPLVATGSSICADQCGSLAVNGETRLAAKVITVPTRSGLVVPSSSLVSGFNGEVAVVDEGGAMRAVHVVASARGMSVIEGVERGLRVRIQKQ; this comes from the coding sequence GTGCTGGTTTCTGTCGTTCTGGGTGGTGCTGCGGTGTGGGCGGCTAGCTATGTGATGAGGCCGGCAGCGAACCCGCTGGAGAGCAACGACCATGTGTTGGTGGAAGTGGTGGACGGGGAAGTGGGGTCCTCCATTTCTTTGAACGCGATCGCGCGGTGGCCTACTACGTCTGCTGGTGTGAACCGTGCTTCGGGTGTCGTGACCTCGCGGATCGCGGAGGGAGCAACGAATGTCACCCAGGGGAGTGCCCTGTACACGGTAGGTCTCCGGCCTGTGGTGGCAGGCGAGGGTGCAGTGCCGGCCTTTCGCCCGATCGGACCAGGCGATCGTGGAGACGATGTCGCTCAAGTGCAGCGAATGCTTCGAGATCTGAGCCTGTACCAGGGTTCAATCAACGGCCGGGTGGACAGCAAAACGGAGGCAGCGATCCGCGCGTGGCAGCGCAGACTGATGCTGCCAGTGACCGGGAGGGTCGAGGCCGGAGACATCGTGTTTCTCCCCGACCTGCCGTCGCGGGTGGCCCTCGATCCCAAGGCCGTCGCCGTGGGCAAGCAGCTATCCGGTGGCGAAGAGGCCTTGTCGGTGCTGGGTGATGCACCCGAGTTCGAGCTGCCGGTCTCGACGTCTCAGCGGTCGTTGATCCCCGAGGGCACGGTCGTGGAACTGACCGGGCCACAAGGGGAGAAATGGGACGCCGTAACGGGCGCACCACGGGCAGGCGAGGGCCCTGATTTGGTGGTGGTGCCACTGGTGGCTACCGGAAGCTCGATCTGCGCTGATCAGTGCGGATCGCTCGCCGTGAACGGCGAGACGCGCCTGGCGGCGAAAGTGATCACCGTTCCCACGCGATCGGGGCTCGTGGTCCCCTCATCAAGCTTGGTGTCTGGCTTCAATGGCGAGGTGGCTGTGGTGGACGAGGGCGGGGCCATGCGCGCTGTTCACGTCGTGGCCTCGGCCCGTGGAATGTCGGTCATCGAGGGCGTGGAACGCGGGCTACGAGTCCGTATCCAGAAGCAATGA
- a CDS encoding low affinity iron permease family protein, translating to MAARVPELPSEVSRRIGPFDRFAGFAGRLTSRAVFFAFCVVLILVWAPSILLIRDVDTWQLIINTATTIITFLLVALLQNSSSRSDLAVQHKLNALAQGLGDLMEHLNDPDASERDLLRDRDELRKAVGLERFEGSDAAD from the coding sequence ATGGCCGCGCGCGTCCCCGAACTTCCCTCGGAGGTGTCGCGGCGCATCGGCCCGTTCGACCGGTTCGCCGGGTTCGCCGGCCGGCTCACCAGTCGCGCCGTCTTCTTCGCGTTCTGCGTGGTGCTCATCCTGGTCTGGGCGCCGTCGATCCTGCTGATCCGCGACGTGGACACCTGGCAGCTGATCATCAACACCGCGACGACCATCATCACCTTCCTGCTCGTGGCGCTCCTTCAGAACAGTTCGTCGCGCAGCGATCTGGCGGTGCAGCACAAGCTCAACGCCCTCGCGCAGGGGCTGGGTGACCTGATGGAGCACCTGAACGATCCGGACGCGAGCGAGCGCGACCTGCTGCGGGACCGCGACGAACTCCGCAAGGCGGTCGGTCTGGAGCGGTTCGAGGGGTCGGACGCCGCGGACTGA
- a CDS encoding ABC-F family ATP-binding cassette domain-containing protein, translating to MGHVDLNQISVTLPDGRPLLDEVSFRVGEGAVVALVGPNGTGKTTLLRILAGDLTDFDGAVTRSGGVGVMRQFIGSVRDDSTVRDLLVGVAPERIAAAARRVDAAELRIMEVDDEPAQMAYAQALADWADVGGYDHEVVWDGVTTAALGVGFDRAEHRRASTLSGGEQKRLVLEALLAGPDEVLLLDEPDNYLDVPGKRWLEQALRATTKTVLLVSHDRELLNQVATRVVTLEPGAAGATAWTHPGGFATWHEARAERNAKLEERMRRWEEEHAKLRQLMLLYKQKAAYNSDMAARYRAAQTRLARFEDAGPPEKVAREQNVSMRLRGGRTAKRAVVCDRLELLAPDAAGAADALMKPFDLEVWYGERVAVLGSNGSGKSHFLRLLAGGGTDPEPEQQPVGDVRPPHVRHAGVARLGSRVRPGWFAQTHDHHAYDGRTLLEILHRGDDHRAGRTRDEAARVLDRYELARASEQAFDTLSGGQQARFQILMLELSGATLLLLDEPTDNLDLQSAEALEEGLDAFDGTVLAVTHDRWFARGFDRFLVFGADGEVYEAPEPVWDEARVRRRR from the coding sequence GTGGGACACGTCGACCTCAACCAGATCTCGGTGACGCTGCCGGACGGGCGCCCCCTGCTCGACGAGGTGAGCTTCCGGGTCGGGGAGGGCGCGGTCGTCGCGCTCGTGGGCCCGAACGGCACGGGCAAGACGACGCTGCTGCGGATCCTCGCCGGGGACCTGACCGACTTCGACGGCGCGGTGACCCGGTCGGGCGGGGTGGGGGTGATGCGGCAGTTCATCGGCTCGGTGCGGGACGACTCCACCGTGCGGGACCTCCTCGTCGGCGTCGCGCCCGAGCGGATCGCCGCCGCCGCGCGGCGGGTGGACGCCGCGGAACTCCGCATCATGGAGGTCGACGACGAGCCCGCCCAGATGGCCTACGCCCAGGCGCTGGCGGACTGGGCCGACGTCGGCGGCTACGACCACGAGGTCGTCTGGGACGGCGTCACCACCGCGGCGCTCGGGGTCGGCTTCGACCGTGCGGAGCACCGCAGGGCGTCCACCCTGTCGGGGGGCGAGCAGAAGCGGCTCGTCCTGGAGGCGTTGCTCGCCGGTCCCGACGAGGTGCTGCTGCTGGACGAGCCGGACAACTACCTGGACGTCCCGGGCAAGCGGTGGCTGGAGCAGGCGCTGCGCGCCACGACCAAGACCGTGCTGCTGGTCAGCCACGATCGCGAACTGCTCAACCAGGTCGCCACCCGGGTCGTCACGCTGGAACCAGGCGCGGCGGGCGCCACGGCCTGGACGCATCCGGGCGGCTTCGCCACCTGGCACGAGGCCCGCGCCGAGCGCAACGCCAAGCTGGAGGAGCGGATGCGGAGGTGGGAGGAGGAGCACGCGAAGCTGCGCCAGCTGATGCTGCTGTACAAGCAGAAGGCCGCCTACAACTCCGACATGGCGGCGCGCTACCGCGCCGCGCAGACCCGGTTGGCGCGCTTCGAGGACGCCGGACCGCCGGAGAAGGTGGCCCGCGAGCAGAACGTGTCGATGCGGCTGCGCGGCGGCAGGACCGCCAAGCGAGCCGTCGTCTGCGACCGCCTCGAACTGCTCGCCCCGGACGCCGCGGGCGCGGCCGACGCGCTCATGAAGCCCTTCGACCTGGAGGTCTGGTACGGCGAACGCGTCGCGGTGCTGGGCTCGAACGGGTCGGGGAAGTCGCACTTCCTGCGGCTGCTCGCGGGCGGCGGCACCGATCCGGAGCCCGAGCAGCAGCCGGTCGGCGACGTGCGTCCGCCGCACGTCCGGCACGCCGGCGTCGCGCGGCTCGGCTCGCGGGTGCGTCCCGGCTGGTTCGCCCAGACCCACGACCACCACGCCTACGACGGGCGGACGCTGCTCGAGATCCTGCACCGCGGCGACGACCACCGCGCCGGACGCACCCGCGACGAGGCGGCCCGCGTCCTGGACCGCTACGAGCTCGCCCGAGCGTCCGAGCAGGCGTTCGACACGCTCAGCGGCGGCCAGCAGGCCCGGTTCCAGATCCTGATGCTGGAGCTGTCGGGCGCGACGCTGCTGCTGCTGGACGAGCCCACCGACAACCTCGACCTTCAGTCGGCCGAGGCGCTGGAGGAGGGCCTGGACGCCTTCGACGGCACGGTGCTGGCGGTCACCCACGACCGCTGGTTCGCGCGCGGCTTCGACCGGTTCCTCGTGTTCGGCGCGGACGGCGAGGTGTACGAGGCCCCCGAGCCGGTCTGGGACGAGGCCCGCGTCCGGCGACGCCGCTGA